A region of Salvelinus alpinus chromosome 6, SLU_Salpinus.1, whole genome shotgun sequence DNA encodes the following proteins:
- the LOC139577819 gene encoding granzyme B(G,H)-like: MAATSVLLLLVTLLPPQGLTAHQDSGIVNGEKTKTNSKPYMVSVQERNKETEKREHICGGFLVSDNFVMTAAHCYTSGVQLTVVVGVHNIKKWEHSAQRIGVKSYYINDYNPETHKNDIMLLELKTPTPRRSSVKPIPVAKKDLHIKAGAICNVAGWGATETNGFVNADLLDVNVAVVDRGDCQRTWRRAIPTSMICAGGTADDKGFCQGDSGGPLVCGGIAVGVVSFNDADYCNQSRAPNVYTNISTYLPWIKKVTGLKSVN, translated from the exons ATGGCTGCCACATCTGTTCTGCTCCTGCTGGTCACTCTCCTGCCCCCTCAAGGGCTCA CAGCCCACCAGGACTCTGGCATTGTGAATGGAGAAAAGACCAAAACCAACTCTAAACCCTACATGGTCTCTGTGCAGGAGAGGAACAAGGAAACGGAAAAGAGGGAACATATCTGTGGGGGGTTTCTTGTGTCAGATAACTTTGTCATGACGGCCGCTCACTGCTACACAAG TGGTGTACAGCTGACGGTTGTGGTTGGTGTTCATAACATTAAAAAGTGGGAACATTCGGCTCAGAGGATTGGTGTGAAAAGTTATTACATCAATGATTACAATCCCGAAACACACAAGAATGACATCATGCTGTTGGAG CTCAAGACACCCACCCCAAGGCGGAGTTCTGTGAAGCCGATCCCTGTCGCTAAGAAAGACCTGCACATCAAGGCTGGAGCTATCTGTAATGTGGCAGGATGGGGAGCCACTGAAACTAACGGCTTTGTAAACGCAGATCTATTGGATGTAAATGTTGCTGTTGTAGACAGGGGTGACTGCCAGAGAACTTGGAGAAGAGCCATACCCACTTCTATGATATGTGCCGGTGGTACTGCTGATGATAAAGGCTTTTGTCAG GGAGATTCAGGAGGTCCTCTGGTGTGTGGAGGGATAGCAGTGGGAGTTGTgtccttcaatgatgcagactaTTGCAACCAGTCGAGAGCACCCAATGTCTACACCAACATATCAACCTATCTCCCCTGGATCAAGAAAGTAACTGGTCTTAAATCAGTCAACTAA
- the LOC139578303 gene encoding complement factor D-like encodes MAIYSVVLHIVILLIALNGTDGRKVPKVGIVGGREAARNSRPYMASLQSRGQHICGGVLVREDFVLTAAHCDGRYKVVLGAHDLSEDENSQQVLDVVRSIPHPRYGDNLENDIMLLKLRGRATLNTAVQLIPLMNGSMAEGSMCTTAGWGDIGDNGTLPDKLQEVNATIVPPRECARRWTAVKISSRVVCATGPRAFQGFCSGDSGGPLVCNGMSAGIVSFSGQRCANPSTPDVYTRVASYRRWIQTVLAGNP; translated from the exons ATGGCAATCTACTCGGTGGTTCTTCACATAGTTATTCTGCTCATTGCCTTGAATG gcactgaTGGGCGCAAGGTGCCAAAAGTGGGTATTGTTGGTGGCAGAGAGGCTGCTCGCAACTCTCGTCCCTACATGGCTTCCCTTCAGTCTCGTGGTCAACACATCTGTGGAGGAGTTCTGGTGAGAGAGGATTTTGTCCTCACCGCTGCTCACTGTGACGG GCGATACAAGGTGGTTCTTGGGGCTCACGACTTGTCAGAGGATGAAAATTCACAGCAAGTATTGGATGTGGTTCGATCCATTCCACATCCGAGGTATGGGGACAACCTGGAGAATGACATCATGCTTCTCAAG TTGAGAGGGAGGGCCACCCTCAACACAGCAGTACAGTTGATCCCTCTGATGAATGGCTCTATGGCTGAGGGAAGCATGTGCACCACGGCCGGCTGGGGGGATATAGGCGATAATGGCACCCTACCAGACAAGTTGCAGGAGGTCAACGCCACCATCGTCCCTCCCCGAGAATGTGCCCGCAGGTGGACAGCCGTCAAAATCTCCAGCCGCGTGGtgtgtgcaacaggccccagagcTTTCCAAGGCTTCTGCTCG GGTGATTCAGGAGGTCCATTGGTGTGTAACGGGATGTCAGCGGGCATTGTCTCTTTCTCAGGGCAGAGGTGTGCCAACCCCAGTACCCCTGATGTGTACACACGAGTGGCTTCCTACCGCCGATGGATTCAGACAGTGTTAGCTGGAAACCcttaa
- the LOC139578301 gene encoding mast cell protease 2-like: protein MNQVILDRLTSPPNMHTMNKLLLTVLLTYLGHSVAFGGQIINGKKAKRNSLQYMASVQNDEKHNCGGFLITPDFVLTAAHCNTSNLSVVLGTHNIKKGLGKAVRYNVERTCKPNSYENVKDGSDIMLLKLSREAKLSKSVNKVRLPTKDKVLKPKTKCLAAGWGLTKTGAIVDDLQVVDLEAIDLKVCQKQWDHVDLKLPPNVICAGGYMTDKGTCQGDSGGPLVCNGEAVGIVSFNMKRNCAYPNVPNVYTQISKYLPWIKKVINKQSC, encoded by the exons ATGAATCAGGTAATCCTGGATCGTTTGACAAGCCCTCCAAACATGCACACCATGAACAAACTTCTACTCACTGTTCTCCTGACCTATCTGGGACATTCGG TTGCATTTGGGGGTCAAATCATCAATGGAAAAAAAGCCAAGAGGAATTCCCTGCAGTACATGGCCTCTGTGCAGAATGATGAGAAGCACAACTGTGGAGGATTCCTGATCACTCCAGACTTTGTGCTAACAGCTGCACACTGCAACACAAG CAACTTGAGTGTTGTTCTTGGTACCCACAACATCAAGAAGGGCCTCGGGAAAGCTGTCAGATACAATGTGGAACGCACATGCAAACCCAACTCATATGAAAATGTAAAGGATGGTAGTGACATCATGCTTCTAAAG CTGTCTAGGGAAGCAAAATTAAGCAAATCCGTGAACAAAGTGAGGCTTCCAACCAAGGATAAAGTCCTCAAACCCAAAACAAAGTGCCTTGCTGCTGGATGGGGCCTCACAAAAACAGGCGCAATCGTTGACGACCTTCAAGTGGTGGATTTGGAAGCCATTGATCTGAAGGTCTGCCAGAAGCAGTGGGATCACGTTGACTTAAAACTTCCTCCCAATGTCATCTGTGCAGGTGGATATATGACCGACAAAGGCACATGTCAG GGGGATTCTGGTGGTCCTTTGGTGTGCAATGGAGAGGCAGTGGGAATAGTTTCCTTCAACATGAAGAGAAACTGTGCCTATCCCAATGTGCCCAATGTTTACACTCAGATTTCCAAGTACTTACCCTGGATAAAGAAGGTCATCAACAAGCAGTcatgttag